One region of Gilliamella sp. ESL0405 genomic DNA includes:
- a CDS encoding DUF4418 family protein: MKNRMLSSFCFMFLGSMIILFPLYILPVCPLPEVASMPADTMASEAANAGHMHSSGGKIMKCFWTAKAELGVGALVMAIGFLMLFSRTVFIRMGLSMALACIAILAGAIPTVLIGVCGNEMMRCNIGAKPALVLLSLVLFIVAIINIVSLNKMTKRNWM, from the coding sequence ATGAAAAATCGTATGCTTTCATCATTCTGTTTTATGTTTCTCGGATCAATGATTATCTTATTCCCCCTTTATATTTTACCCGTTTGCCCACTCCCCGAAGTGGCATCAATGCCGGCTGATACTATGGCTAGTGAAGCGGCTAATGCAGGGCATATGCATAGCAGTGGTGGCAAGATAATGAAATGTTTTTGGACTGCCAAAGCCGAACTAGGTGTGGGCGCTTTGGTTATGGCTATCGGTTTTTTGATGCTATTTTCTCGCACCGTATTTATCCGTATGGGATTAAGCATGGCCTTAGCTTGCATTGCGATATTAGCAGGCGCAATTCCAACTGTTTTAATCGGTGTTTGCGGTAATGAAATGATGCGATGCAATATCGGCGCAAAACCAGCGTTAGTGTTACTGTCATTAGTGTTATTTATTGTAGCTATTATCAATATTGTTAGTTTGAATAAAATGACCAAAAGAAATTGGATGTAA
- a CDS encoding ABC transporter ATP-binding protein, producing MNILQVNNVSKIYGSLHALSEVNLTVEEGKWLSIMGPSGSGKTTLMNIIGCMDKPSLGSVILDGQDITQLSLPQLTKIRRDKIGLIFQQFHLVSYLTALENVMVAQYYHSMVDEKEALQALERVGLAARAKHLPRQLSGGEQQRVCIARALINYPKLILADEPTGNLDESNEAMVMNLLHQLHEEGSTIIVVTHSPEVSKHAQTTVVLEHGKVAQVINN from the coding sequence ATGAATATACTTCAAGTCAATAATGTATCAAAGATTTATGGGTCACTTCATGCCTTATCAGAGGTGAATTTAACCGTTGAGGAAGGTAAATGGTTATCGATTATGGGACCGTCAGGGAGTGGCAAAACGACGTTAATGAATATTATCGGCTGTATGGATAAACCGTCGTTAGGATCAGTGATTTTAGATGGGCAAGATATAACTCAGCTCTCTTTACCGCAGTTGACTAAAATTCGTCGCGATAAAATTGGATTGATCTTTCAACAATTCCACTTAGTGTCCTATTTAACTGCGTTAGAAAATGTGATGGTTGCCCAATATTACCACAGCATGGTCGATGAAAAAGAAGCCTTACAAGCCCTTGAGAGAGTTGGGCTTGCCGCTCGAGCTAAACATTTACCACGTCAGTTATCGGGTGGTGAACAGCAACGTGTCTGCATTGCTCGAGCCTTGATAAACTATCCAAAGTTAATTTTAGCTGATGAACCAACCGGTAATTTAGATGAAAGTAATGAAGCCATGGTCATGAACTTATTACATCAATTACACGAAGAGGGCAGCACCATTATTGTCGTAACCCATTCGCCCGAAGTATCAAAACATGCACAAACAACTGTTGTACTTGAGCATGGCAAAGTTGCACAAGTAATTAATAATTAA
- a CDS encoding FtsX-like permease family protein codes for MINKNQRFIIKTLVSSLIRRRSRMAIALLGVAIGATVLLGMVTLCYDIPRQMGQEFRSYGANMLLMPANNQSTMSMADVTKVVKLLPQDKLLGVTPFRYDAIRSNQHPYTIVGTDFKQVIKTSPYWQIEGKLPEHPNEILIGTDIANFAKLTIGSTMPVTGKSKQNARFDEDLTITGIVKTGRSEDSFIFIALHDLEQFLEESDQAEVVEVSITATQDELKHDIEIIKKQSDSIEPHLIKWVTQSESSVLGKLSSLLYLVTFVVLMLTMICVATTMMTVVMERRKEIGLKKAIGANNRSIAKEFLAEGLILGVLGGIIGVICGLIFAQVISTNVFGRTINVEFYLIPTTVVVSAIVTVIACLIPVKRALEVEPALVLRGE; via the coding sequence ATGATAAATAAAAATCAACGATTTATTATAAAAACGCTTGTCAGTTCCCTTATTCGTCGGCGTTCTCGAATGGCAATTGCTTTACTTGGTGTGGCTATTGGCGCAACGGTGTTACTGGGTATGGTAACGCTTTGTTATGATATACCACGGCAAATGGGGCAAGAGTTCCGCTCTTACGGCGCCAATATGCTCTTAATGCCCGCCAATAACCAATCGACTATGTCAATGGCGGATGTGACTAAAGTCGTTAAACTGTTACCGCAAGATAAGCTACTTGGCGTTACCCCATTTCGCTATGACGCAATACGCAGTAATCAACACCCCTATACCATTGTTGGGACTGACTTTAAGCAGGTTATTAAAACCAGCCCTTATTGGCAAATTGAAGGGAAACTTCCTGAGCATCCAAATGAAATTTTGATCGGAACAGATATCGCTAATTTTGCAAAATTGACCATTGGTAGCACGATGCCTGTCACGGGTAAATCGAAACAAAATGCCCGCTTTGATGAAGATTTAACTATTACCGGTATTGTTAAAACAGGGCGCTCAGAAGATAGTTTTATTTTTATTGCTTTGCATGATTTAGAGCAGTTTCTTGAAGAAAGCGATCAAGCTGAGGTGGTTGAAGTAAGTATTACCGCCACTCAAGATGAACTAAAACACGATATTGAGATAATAAAAAAGCAGTCCGATAGTATAGAGCCGCATCTAATTAAATGGGTAACACAATCGGAGTCCTCAGTATTAGGTAAGCTTTCTTCCTTACTTTATCTGGTGACGTTTGTGGTATTAATGTTAACGATGATATGTGTCGCAACCACCATGATGACAGTTGTAATGGAACGACGCAAAGAGATCGGGCTAAAAAAAGCAATCGGAGCGAATAATCGAAGCATTGCCAAAGAGTTTCTAGCTGAAGGGCTAATTTTAGGTGTTTTGGGGGGAATTATTGGTGTGATTTGTGGACTGATCTTTGCACAGGTCATTAGTACCAATGTTTTTGGGCGCACTATTAATGTTGAATTTTACCTTATCCCAACGACAGTTGTGGTATCAGCTATTGTGACAGTCATTGCGTGTTTAATTCCGGTAAAACGAGCGCTCGAAGTGGAGCCGGCATTAGTTTTACGTGGCGAATAG
- a CDS encoding FtsX-like permease family protein, which translates to MQEKPITIASLAWRNIQRRPFRSCCLIIIIMLFSATLFGGSVLMKNLSLGIAGMGNRLGADILIVPHGYEKNLEVALLRGEPSSFYLKVDLIDKIKNIKGIDTISPQLFIASLNAGCCSSKVQLIGFDQHSDFVIKPWLQTQLSQPLSDNQVVVGAKITSEVGDEIRFFNHPFKIAAKMDSTGMGFDTSVFMTMSAAQALMRDAKLIEGDVEHFNNYASSIFIKVDPNYSPKDVVNQIMPKFAIDYNLDFVMTKGMLSNIAKYLNSFSTIVYSLSALFWVLAIIVIFVIFSSSLNERKREISILRILGASRRDLVKMLLRESLIICALGGIAGIVIAGVLLYAFSLLICQSIGLPCVNIGLLDVLIYASVVFVLTLIIGPFSSIYSALSMTKFDTYRTLREGE; encoded by the coding sequence ATGCAAGAAAAACCTATTACCATAGCTAGTTTAGCATGGCGAAATATTCAACGGCGACCGTTTCGTAGTTGTTGTTTGATTATCATCATTATGCTTTTTTCTGCAACGCTATTTGGTGGTAGTGTGCTGATGAAAAACCTAAGCTTGGGCATTGCCGGTATGGGCAATCGCTTAGGGGCTGATATTTTGATTGTGCCACATGGTTATGAAAAAAATCTTGAAGTGGCGCTGTTGCGTGGTGAGCCGAGTAGTTTTTATCTTAAAGTTGATTTGATTGATAAAATTAAGAATATCAAAGGAATTGATACCATTTCGCCTCAACTTTTTATTGCCTCGTTAAATGCCGGCTGTTGTAGCTCCAAAGTGCAATTAATTGGCTTTGATCAGCATAGTGATTTTGTGATTAAGCCTTGGCTTCAAACCCAATTATCTCAGCCACTGAGCGATAATCAAGTGGTGGTAGGGGCTAAAATCACATCCGAAGTGGGCGATGAAATCAGGTTTTTTAATCATCCATTCAAAATTGCGGCGAAAATGGATAGTACCGGAATGGGGTTTGATACTTCAGTTTTTATGACTATGTCAGCAGCGCAAGCATTAATGAGAGACGCCAAACTAATCGAGGGTGATGTTGAACACTTTAATAACTATGCTTCATCTATTTTTATCAAAGTCGATCCAAATTATTCACCGAAAGATGTGGTCAATCAAATTATGCCCAAATTTGCTATTGACTATAATCTTGATTTTGTGATGACTAAAGGGATGTTAAGTAATATTGCTAAATATCTAAATAGCTTCTCAACAATTGTTTATAGTTTATCTGCTCTATTTTGGGTACTGGCAATTATTGTGATCTTCGTTATCTTCTCTTCATCACTAAACGAACGTAAACGGGAAATTAGTATTTTACGGATTTTAGGCGCTTCACGTCGTGATTTAGTGAAAATGTTATTACGTGAATCACTAATTATTTGTGCATTAGGTGGAATTGCTGGAATAGTGATTGCCGGCGTATTGCTATATGCCTTTAGTTTATTGATCTGCCAATCAATAGGGCTTCCTTGTGTTAATATCGGATTATTAGATGTCTTAATTTATGCTAGCGTGGTGTTTGTTTTAACATTAATAATTGGACCATTTTCAAGTATCTATTCAGCCTTATCCATGACTAAATTTGATACGTATCGCACGCTGCGAGAGGGTGAATAA
- a CDS encoding nucleoside triphosphate pyrophosphatase, whose product MKIILASTSLSRKKVLEKLAIPFECVPPVCDETPLPGESAEQLVVRLAKLKAQSLVAKYPNSLIIGSDQVGVLNDQIVGKPHTVENARIQLKKSSGNTFYFFTGMTVIDTQSMQSTTICEPFKVTFRQLSDAEIDAYIAKEMPLQCAGSFKCDELGITLFDKLEGNDINSLIGLPLLTLNKIMIKMGHNPLLIA is encoded by the coding sequence ATGAAAATCATATTAGCCTCAACTTCACTATCACGTAAGAAAGTACTGGAAAAGTTAGCGATACCCTTTGAGTGTGTTCCGCCAGTTTGTGATGAAACCCCGCTACCGGGTGAATCGGCAGAGCAATTGGTTGTACGACTAGCAAAGCTTAAAGCACAATCATTAGTTGCAAAGTATCCCAATAGTTTAATTATTGGTTCTGATCAAGTGGGTGTGCTTAATGATCAAATTGTGGGTAAGCCTCACACGGTTGAAAACGCTCGTATACAATTGAAAAAAAGCAGTGGCAACACTTTTTATTTTTTTACCGGCATGACAGTAATTGATACCCAATCGATGCAATCAACCACTATTTGCGAACCATTTAAAGTCACTTTTCGACAATTGTCTGATGCCGAAATTGATGCTTACATTGCTAAAGAGATGCCTTTGCAATGTGCAGGTAGTTTTAAATGTGATGAACTGGGTATTACCCTGTTTGACAAGCTCGAAGGCAATGATATTAATTCGCTTATTGGTTTACCATTGTTAACATTGAATAAAATCATGATAAAAATGGGGCATAACCCGCTTTTAATCGCCTAA
- the rlmKL gene encoding bifunctional 23S rRNA (guanine(2069)-N(7))-methyltransferase RlmK/23S rRNA (guanine(2445)-N(2))-methyltransferase RlmL: MKALFASTSRGLEELLKKELEHIGAANCKIAQGGVYFDADEQTLYQSLLWSRLASRILLPIAEFDIYSDLDLYSCVFNIKWTDIFAVDNSFVINFVGVNDFIRNSQYGALKIKDAIVDNFSRHTDLRPSVAKQDPDIRIHAYLHKNRVTLSLDLSGNSLHQRGYRQQTGQAPLKENLAAAIIQRSGWQTDEPLLDPMCGSGTLLIEAAMIASKIPPGLHRKQWGFFAWKGFNPTLWNDILFTAKHNICKSTTPFIGYDNNPAVLERAKQNALQAGVADLITFASQDVTQLTNPLPNTTTGMIISNPPYGERLESEPALIALHSALGQQIKQNFAGWRLSLFSGAPQLLDCLQMRADKQFKAKNGPLDCVQKNYAIAKRDNAESTPVQTIAASDFANRLRKNRQKLEKWASLEQLECYRLYDADLPEYNVAIDRYKDKVVIQEYAAPKNIDPQKTRQRLFDIINATMSVLELTADQLILKTREKQKGKQQYQKLGQKQDYFLVHEYSIGGRKTQFWVNVTDYLDTGLFLDHRLARKMIGEMSAGKDFLNLFAYTGTATVYAGLGGAKTTTTVDMSRTYLQWADRNLKQNGLTGKKHRLIQADCLLYLAQSEDQFDLIFIDPPTFSNSKRMDNTFDVQRDHLKLMADLKRLLRPNGTIIFSNNKRGFKMDAEGMQKLGLTYQDITNKTLSLDFKRNKQIHCCFIVKHQ, from the coding sequence ATGAAAGCACTATTTGCCAGCACATCGCGCGGGCTTGAAGAGTTATTAAAAAAAGAGTTAGAACACATCGGCGCTGCCAATTGTAAAATTGCTCAAGGCGGCGTCTATTTTGATGCTGATGAACAGACCTTATATCAATCGCTATTATGGTCACGCTTAGCATCACGCATCTTACTGCCGATTGCAGAGTTTGATATCTATAGTGATTTAGATCTTTACTCTTGCGTATTTAATATAAAATGGACCGATATTTTTGCTGTCGATAATTCATTTGTGATCAATTTCGTTGGCGTTAATGACTTTATTCGTAATAGCCAATATGGCGCATTAAAAATCAAAGATGCCATTGTTGATAACTTCTCTCGTCATACCGATTTAAGACCGAGTGTTGCAAAGCAAGATCCTGATATTCGTATTCATGCTTATTTGCATAAAAACCGAGTAACGCTATCATTAGATTTAAGTGGTAATAGCTTACACCAACGTGGTTATCGCCAGCAAACCGGTCAAGCTCCGCTGAAAGAAAACCTAGCGGCGGCGATTATTCAGCGTTCTGGCTGGCAAACCGACGAGCCATTACTCGATCCGATGTGTGGTTCGGGCACCTTATTGATCGAGGCCGCCATGATTGCATCGAAAATCCCACCGGGTTTACATCGTAAACAATGGGGATTTTTTGCCTGGAAAGGATTTAATCCGACACTTTGGAACGACATACTTTTTACGGCCAAACATAATATTTGTAAATCAACAACGCCATTTATCGGCTACGATAACAACCCGGCAGTACTTGAGCGAGCAAAACAAAATGCATTACAAGCTGGCGTTGCTGACTTAATCACCTTTGCCTCGCAAGATGTGACACAATTAACCAACCCGTTACCGAACACAACAACAGGGATGATTATTAGTAATCCGCCTTACGGCGAACGTTTAGAGAGCGAACCGGCACTGATTGCTTTACATTCGGCCTTAGGACAGCAAATAAAACAAAACTTTGCCGGCTGGAGACTGTCACTTTTTAGCGGCGCACCCCAATTGTTAGATTGCCTACAAATGCGTGCAGATAAACAGTTCAAAGCCAAAAATGGTCCGTTAGACTGTGTGCAAAAAAATTATGCTATTGCTAAACGTGATAATGCCGAATCGACACCAGTACAAACCATTGCGGCAAGTGATTTTGCCAATCGCTTACGCAAAAACAGGCAAAAACTTGAAAAATGGGCTTCGCTTGAACAACTTGAATGTTATCGACTTTACGATGCTGATCTGCCCGAATACAATGTTGCAATCGACCGTTATAAAGATAAAGTTGTCATTCAAGAGTACGCAGCACCGAAAAATATCGATCCTCAAAAAACACGGCAGCGCCTATTTGATATCATTAACGCCACGATGTCAGTGCTTGAATTGACAGCGGATCAACTTATCTTAAAAACACGGGAAAAACAAAAAGGCAAACAACAGTATCAAAAATTGGGGCAAAAACAGGACTACTTCTTAGTTCACGAATATTCTATCGGTGGGCGTAAAACCCAATTTTGGGTTAATGTGACCGATTACTTAGATACAGGGCTGTTTTTAGATCATCGTTTAGCGCGTAAAATGATTGGCGAAATGAGCGCAGGCAAAGACTTTTTAAACCTGTTTGCTTATACCGGCACGGCAACTGTTTATGCCGGTCTTGGCGGGGCAAAAACCACCACGACTGTCGACATGTCGAGAACCTATTTACAATGGGCGGATCGCAATTTAAAGCAAAATGGTTTAACCGGCAAAAAACACCGATTAATTCAAGCTGACTGCCTACTTTATTTAGCCCAAAGTGAGGATCAATTTGACTTAATATTTATCGATCCACCGACATTTTCAAACTCAAAACGCATGGACAATACCTTTGATGTTCAGCGGGATCACTTAAAATTAATGGCAGATCTAAAACGTTTATTAAGACCTAATGGCACAATTATTTTTTCAAATAATAAGCGTGGTTTTAAAATGGATGCCGAAGGTATGCAAAAGCTAGGGCTAACTTATCAAGATATAACCAACAAAACGCTCTCATTAGATTTTAAGCGTAACAAACAGATACACTGCTGTTTTATTGTTAAACATCAATAG
- a CDS encoding universal stress protein, producing MYNKILVPIDITEEDLTKKVIPHVERLAKLANAQVIFFHALPVASAIVNAYSFGFDEFKDKATVQTEQYLHKLMESINLPQENLSFSIAFGNPRDEILSLANEIKPDLIILGSRRPNITTHLLGSNASGVVRGAQTSVLVVR from the coding sequence ATGTACAATAAAATTTTGGTGCCAATTGATATCACCGAAGAGGATTTAACTAAAAAAGTTATTCCGCATGTTGAGCGCTTAGCAAAACTAGCTAATGCTCAAGTGATCTTTTTTCATGCTTTGCCGGTTGCTTCGGCTATCGTCAATGCTTACTCCTTTGGTTTTGATGAGTTTAAAGACAAAGCTACCGTTCAGACTGAGCAATACTTACATAAATTAATGGAATCGATTAATTTACCACAGGAAAATTTATCTTTTTCGATCGCTTTTGGCAATCCTAGAGATGAAATTTTATCGTTGGCCAATGAAATTAAGCCTGATCTCATCATCTTAGGCTCAAGACGCCCAAATATCACAACCCACTTACTCGGCTCCAATGCCTCGGGGGTGGTGCGTGGCGCTCAAACCTCGGTGCTGGTGGTAAGATAG
- a CDS encoding ABC transporter permease, which produces MFRRMLLSVLVRQKKKLFLIALTVALGVSLATAMLNVMFDVGDKVNQELKAYGANLNIVPKGTALVSEMYQLDNSETEQAVQYIKQDDLVKIKMIFWAYNIVDFAPYLTTQATFHDKPVTVVGTWFNKHLTIPTGDEVDTGMLAMKSWWTIDGNTMKDDNLQGVMVGEVIAKQWNLQIGDKIELTSPYTQNRATLTVNNIFHSGGIEDSQLYVSLPVAQNLANKAGLVERVEVSALTTPENDLARKAAQDPSSLSRTQWDTWYCTAYISSIAYQLEELMPDVKVKAIMQVAESEGSILQKTQLLMLLLTILSLICSALAISNLVTANVIERSTEIGLLKALGATNTSVAMLILTEILIIALLGGIAGYFIGLGFAQIIGHTVFGSFVQPKMIIIPLVLIMVSLITILGSLPALRIMMFLRPTDVLHGR; this is translated from the coding sequence ATGTTTCGCAGAATGTTACTTAGCGTTTTAGTTCGTCAAAAAAAGAAGCTGTTTTTGATTGCCTTAACCGTTGCATTGGGCGTCTCACTAGCAACGGCTATGTTAAATGTGATGTTTGATGTAGGGGATAAAGTTAACCAAGAATTAAAAGCCTACGGTGCAAATCTCAATATCGTGCCTAAAGGTACAGCCTTAGTTAGTGAAATGTATCAGCTTGATAATAGTGAAACCGAGCAAGCAGTACAATACATTAAGCAAGATGATTTAGTCAAAATAAAGATGATTTTTTGGGCCTATAACATTGTCGATTTTGCCCCTTACTTAACCACTCAAGCAACCTTCCACGATAAACCGGTTACCGTTGTTGGAACATGGTTTAACAAACACTTAACCATTCCAACCGGTGATGAAGTTGATACCGGCATGTTAGCAATGAAATCCTGGTGGACGATAGACGGTAACACGATGAAAGATGATAATTTACAGGGTGTTATGGTTGGTGAAGTGATTGCTAAACAGTGGAATTTGCAAATCGGTGATAAAATTGAATTAACTTCACCTTATACCCAAAACCGGGCTACTTTAACCGTTAATAACATTTTCCACAGTGGCGGTATTGAAGATTCACAACTTTATGTCTCTTTACCTGTGGCGCAAAATTTAGCGAATAAAGCCGGATTAGTCGAGCGGGTTGAAGTCAGTGCCTTAACTACCCCGGAAAACGATCTAGCCCGAAAAGCCGCACAAGACCCTTCCAGCTTGTCACGTACACAGTGGGACACATGGTATTGCACCGCTTACATTAGTTCAATAGCCTATCAATTAGAAGAGTTAATGCCGGATGTCAAAGTAAAAGCAATTATGCAAGTTGCCGAATCGGAAGGCTCAATTTTGCAAAAAACGCAATTACTCATGTTACTGTTAACCATTTTATCGTTGATCTGCTCAGCGTTGGCGATTTCGAATCTGGTTACGGCTAATGTGATTGAACGCAGTACCGAAATCGGTCTATTAAAGGCTTTAGGGGCGACAAATACGTCGGTGGCAATGTTAATCTTAACTGAGATTTTAATTATTGCGCTATTAGGCGGCATAGCAGGTTATTTTATTGGATTAGGTTTTGCACAAATCATTGGGCACACGGTCTTTGGTTCGTTTGTTCAGCCTAAAATGATTATCATACCGTTGGTGCTTATTATGGTCAGTTTGATAACCATTCTCGGTAGCTTACCGGCACTACGGATTATGATGTTTTTACGCCCAACAGATGTGTTACATGGCAGGTAA
- a CDS encoding Fe-S-containing protein, translated as MLQYLINVTDNTFVPVIMIALLSAVMVKSNYSHCKRYITVGFLLGFVAALIYAILKRTTGIAIREFYDLGVIIPWLVIALPLLICLLVKSCHNRFSQALLIVLSGLAIGLLSAQFVPNLLLYPFEFDVGMESIFNHDYLSKWVGYGFSLVVTLLIGLFAYRMCLRLADKFVVLITALAITILTLANGINFIQILIVRRFIAPQKWMMELVIFVLAHVNLFIFAFMAIALCLTAVLYFKANTTSLVGSNPAQVRKLKAKLRQDRRTSLWMIATVAITAYTVTRARYIFEKGVELTPAEPVTPDANGLIVIPLEKVNDGNLHRYGYKATDGTLVRFIVIKKSENAYGVGFDACDICGASGYYQRGNQVVCILCDVVMNIATIGFSGGCNPVPLKYEIIDGNMVIRPANLEAEKSRFK; from the coding sequence ATGCTTCAATACCTTATCAATGTTACCGATAATACGTTTGTTCCTGTCATTATGATAGCGCTGCTAAGCGCAGTTATGGTTAAATCCAATTACTCTCATTGTAAAAGATACATTACCGTTGGTTTTTTATTAGGTTTTGTTGCTGCACTCATTTACGCCATTTTAAAACGCACTACCGGCATTGCCATTCGGGAATTTTATGATCTCGGTGTGATTATTCCTTGGTTGGTTATCGCTTTACCGCTTTTAATTTGTCTTCTGGTAAAATCTTGCCATAATCGATTTAGTCAAGCGCTGTTGATTGTTTTATCCGGTTTAGCTATTGGCTTATTATCTGCTCAATTTGTCCCGAATTTACTGCTTTATCCTTTTGAATTTGATGTTGGCATGGAGTCAATTTTTAATCATGATTACCTGTCTAAGTGGGTGGGCTACGGTTTTTCCTTAGTTGTCACACTCTTAATTGGCTTATTTGCTTACAGAATGTGCCTCAGACTCGCTGATAAATTTGTGGTATTGATAACGGCACTTGCAATCACTATTTTAACCCTTGCAAATGGCATCAATTTTATCCAAATTTTAATTGTCCGGCGTTTTATTGCGCCACAAAAATGGATGATGGAACTAGTCATTTTTGTGTTAGCGCATGTTAATTTATTTATCTTTGCATTTATGGCCATAGCGCTTTGCCTTACCGCCGTTTTATATTTTAAAGCCAATACAACCTCATTAGTCGGGAGCAATCCTGCGCAAGTGCGGAAACTCAAAGCTAAGTTACGTCAAGATAGGCGAACTTCCCTATGGATGATTGCCACAGTAGCCATAACTGCCTACACCGTAACCCGTGCCCGATACATTTTTGAAAAAGGGGTTGAACTTACCCCAGCTGAGCCAGTTACGCCCGATGCCAATGGTTTAATTGTCATCCCGCTTGAGAAAGTTAATGACGGTAATTTACATCGTTATGGATATAAGGCAACCGACGGCACACTTGTTCGTTTTATTGTCATCAAAAAAAGTGAAAATGCTTACGGCGTAGGGTTTGATGCTTGCGATATTTGTGGGGCAAGCGGTTATTATCAACGAGGCAATCAAGTTGTCTGTATTTTGTGTGATGTCGTGATGAATATTGCAACAATCGGATTTTCAGGCGGTTGCAATCCGGTACCGCTTAAATATGAAATTATCGACGGTAATATGGTGATTCGCCCGGCTAATTTAGAAGCAGAAAAAAGCCGCTTTAAATAA
- a CDS encoding ABC transporter ATP-binding protein, which yields MLLDIKNLRKDYQRGEQTFSAVNNVSFSMAENDFICIMGKSGSGKTTLLNMIAGLLTPTQGKIIINGTNLFELNDQQVSAFRNQHIGYVPQGSSLLPNLTALENIRLPFYLTKRPNQSTLNLAKQLLEKAKVADLQNAYPANMSGGEMRRIAILRALICQPKIIIADEPTSDLDEESATEIMQLLSDIHQQGTALLIVTHDNDVASYSQKIVKMSSGRLIDQSNKSV from the coding sequence ATGCTATTAGATATCAAAAATTTACGCAAAGATTATCAACGAGGTGAGCAAACTTTTTCGGCAGTGAATAATGTTAGTTTTTCAATGGCTGAAAATGATTTTATCTGTATTATGGGTAAATCAGGCAGTGGCAAAACCACACTCCTTAATATGATTGCAGGCTTACTGACCCCAACTCAAGGCAAAATTATCATCAATGGCACTAATTTGTTTGAGCTTAATGATCAGCAAGTATCTGCTTTTCGTAATCAGCATATTGGTTATGTTCCGCAAGGGAGTAGTTTGCTCCCTAATTTAACTGCGCTGGAAAATATTCGATTACCCTTTTATCTGACTAAGCGCCCAAATCAAAGCACATTAAATTTAGCTAAACAATTGCTGGAAAAAGCGAAAGTCGCTGATTTACAAAATGCTTATCCGGCAAATATGTCAGGTGGAGAGATGCGGCGCATTGCCATATTACGTGCACTGATTTGTCAGCCCAAAATCATTATCGCTGATGAACCGACAAGCGATTTGGATGAAGAGAGCGCCACTGAAATTATGCAACTTTTGTCAGATATTCATCAGCAAGGTACGGCTTTATTAATTGTTACCCATGATAATGATGTGGCAAGCTATAGCCAAAAAATTGTGAAAATGTCATCAGGTCGCTTAATTGACCAATCAAATAAGTCAGTTTAA
- a CDS encoding GNAT family N-acetyltransferase, whose product MHSIIYRSDVKPTLEQTQILYQNCSLGERRPIDDAKRFQAMLDNANLIITAWHEKQLVGIARCLTDFVYITYLADLAVDKNYQKQGIGKQLIHQIKQNTDKQCSITLLAAPSAVDYYGHIGFNAHPSAWILNKKP is encoded by the coding sequence ATGCACAGTATTATTTATCGTTCAGATGTTAAGCCAACACTTGAACAAACCCAAATACTTTATCAAAACTGTTCATTAGGTGAACGTCGACCAATTGACGATGCAAAGCGTTTTCAAGCTATGTTAGATAATGCAAATCTCATTATCACCGCATGGCATGAAAAGCAATTAGTCGGTATCGCCCGTTGTTTAACCGATTTTGTCTATATCACTTATTTAGCCGATCTCGCCGTTGATAAAAATTATCAAAAACAGGGAATTGGCAAACAATTAATTCATCAAATTAAGCAAAATACCGACAAGCAGTGTTCAATAACCTTACTGGCCGCGCCTTCGGCAGTTGATTATTATGGTCACATAGGGTTTAATGCTCACCCTTCAGCTTGGATATTAAATAAGAAGCCTTAA